A window of Blautia argi genomic DNA:
AGGGCCTTGAAGAAGGAAACAAAGGACGCTACAACCCTGATTGTTGCCCAGCGAATCAGTACCATTCTCCATGCAGATAAGATTCTGGTGCTGGACGAAGGTAAGGTCGTGGGACAGGGAACCCACAAGGAACTTTTAAAAACCTGTGAGGTCTATCGTCAGATTGCCATATCACAGTTATCAGAGGAGGAATTGGCAGATGAGTAATGCAAGAAGAGGCCATATGGGAGGACATGGCGGCGGTATGTCCGGAGAAAAGGCAAAAGATTTTAAAACAGCCATGAAAAGACTGCTTTCCTATATGAAACGCTATCGCCCGCAAATGGCATGTATGTTTGTTTTTGCTATTGGCAGCACAGTATTCAGTATCATCGGGCCAAAGATTTTGGGAAAGGCAACCACAGAGCTGTATACAGGTCTGGTGTCTAAAATCAATGGCGGCAGCGGTATTGATTTTGGGAAGATTGCAGCCATTCTTTTGTGGGTATTGGGGCTGTATATGGTCAGCGCCCTGTTCTCCTTTATCCAGGGATTGATTATGACTGGAATTTCCAACAATGTAACCTACAACCTGAGAAAAGATATTTCGGCAAAAATCAACCGGATTCCCATGAAATATTTTGAGAGCAGAACCCACGGGGAAATCCTTTCCAGAATCACTAATGATGTGGATACTTTGCAGGCAAGCATTAACCAGAGTTTTACCCAGCTCATTACTTCAGTAACCATGCTGGTAGGGGTGTTTATTATGATGCTTTCCATTAATGTGTATATGACTCTGGCAGCAGTTCTGATTTTGCCGGTGTCCATGCTGATTATCGGGAAGGTGATGAAGCACTCCCAGAAATACTTCCAGGCGCAGCAGAGATACCTGGGGGAAGTAAACGGACAGGTGGAGGAAATTTACAGTGGTCACAATGTGGTAAAGGCATTTAACAAAGAGGAGGAGGTTATCCGTACTTTCGAGGAAACCAATGAAAAGCTGTACACCTCTGGCTGGCGTTCCCAGTTTTTCTCAGGTATGATGATGCCTATTATGCAGTTTGTGGGAAATCTGGGTTATGTTATGGTTGCCCTTTTAGGCGGCTTTATGGTAATTAAAGGAAAAGTCATGGTGGGAGATATCCAGGCATTTTTTCAGTATATCCGAAACTTTACACAGCCTATTCAGCAAATTGCCCAGGTGACAAATATGTTGCAGTCCTCTGCGGCAGCAGCAGAGCGTGTCTTTGAATTTCTGGACGAGGAAGAGGAAGACCAGATAGTAGAAAATCCTGTGGATATCAGTCATATTGAGGGAAATGTAGAAGCAAAGCATGTGGCATTTGGCTATAACCCGGATCACCTGATTATTCATGATTTCAACGGCGTAGTAAAAGCCGGACAGAAGGTTGCCATTGTAGGTCCTACGGGAGCTGGAAAGACTACCATGATTAAACTTTTGATGCGCTTTTATGATGTAAACTCCGGGGAGATTCTCATTGACGGGCATAACCTGAAAGATTTCAATCGTCCTCAGCTTCGAGAACTTTTCGGTATGGTGCTTCAGGAAACCTGGCTGTTCCATGGCACCATCATGGAAAATATCCGGTACGGCAGACTGGACGCTACAGATGAGGAAGTAATTGCAGCAGCAAAAGCAGCCCATGCCCATCACTTTATTATGTCACAGCCCGGCGGATACCAGATGGAATTAAATGAGGAAACCAGCAATATTTCTCAGGGACAGAAGCAGCTTCTTACCATTGCAAGGGCAATACTGGCAGATAATAAGATTTTGATTCTGGACGAGGCCACATCTTCTGTAGATACCCGAACAGAGGAACGGATTCAGGCGGCAATGGATAATTTGATGAAAGGCAGAACCAGCTTTGTTATTGCACACAGACTGTCCACAATCCGGGACGCTGACCTGATTCTGGTTATGAAGGATGGGGATATTATTGAACAGGGAACCCATGAAAGTCTGCTGGCTGCACAGGGCTTTTATGCAAACCTGTATAACAGCCAGTTTGAAAAGGCAGAGGCAGTCTGAGGGCTTCCTGTCAGAAGACACGCAGGAAAAGATAATAGAGCTTCTGCTTTTTGGGGCAGGTAGGTGAAAGGCTGCGCTCCATAAGTCCAGAATGCTGTTAAATACACAGAAAAAAGCTTCATCTTTGGAGGCACAGAAAGCGCCCATGCGTTTTTTACAGAGAAAGACTCTGCGGAAACAAAACAGGGAAAAGAGCAGAGCGCTAAAAAGCAAAAACAGAAGGAAGAAAGAGAGTATTTTTGTCATAACAGATAAAAATGCTCTTTTTTCTGTATTAGAGTCTTTTGGTGTTTCTGTGGGGGTCTGGTCTTTTTCCTTCTGCACAGAAGGATGGTCAGAGGCAGGATTATCCGGGGCTATGACGTAGCCGCTGACATACCGGGCAGGGATTCCATATATGCGGAAGAGGAGAGTGCCTGCTGTGGCAAAATGTACGCAAAAGTCCTTTTTTTCTTCGTAGAGGAATAGTTACAGCAGATTTTCTCCCTGGGGAACAGAAGAAAGCTCCAGGCTATAGACTGCGTGAGAAGAGAGAAAACTCTTGATTTCCTCAGCAGAAGCCCGGATATCCTGATAGCCCGGATTTTTGGGAAAAGAGGAATATACAGGCAGGGTTTTTACCTCCTCCATAAGCTGGTCAGTAAGGTCCGGGGATTCTAAAACATGGGCAGAATCCAGGGAAAGAGGATAGCAGGTACTGGTTAAGGAAGTGTAGGCACTATGAGAGAGTGTATTGCTGTCCCCAACAGTCATACCTATTGGCACATCGGCGCCGATTGGGCCAAATGTTACCCTGGCAACGCCCATGCATCCATTTTTGCCGGAGGAAAGAAATGTAAGGAAGCGTGATTGGGGCAGGAAGTGTTGTAACCAGAAGCATTCCCCCATATAGTTTAGCTGCCGGAAATCCCTGCAGGGTTATTCGTGTAAATATTGTTTATGAAGAGCAAAAATATAAGAGATTTCCACATGAAGTTGTTCTGTGGAATTGATCAAGATAGGCTGGAAAATAGAAAAGCAGCATTCTATTTTCCAGCCTATCTTTCCTTAGAATATATTTGAAATTCTACGTGCTATTTGATTTATGTATATAAAAAGTTGACAAAAGCAAGTGCTGAAAACTGGTATAAATTCATAAAAAGGAAAAGAAACAAAAATAATAGTTGACTTTTTGTGAAATGAAAGTATATTATAAAATTAAGTTATAAAACAATATATCGTAACTAAAAAGGGAGAAGAAAAAATGGAAATTTTTAGTTCGGAAAAGATTTCACCACATGTTACAAGAATAACAGAATGTACAGGAACACATATGTATCTGGCCGAGGGGGATGATAAGGCACTTCTGATTGATACCGGGTGTGGGGTTGGAAATCTGAAGGAGTATGTAGAACAACTTACAAAAAAACCATTGACTGTCGTGTGCACACACGGGCATATGGATCATGCCGGAGGGGCAGATCAGTTTCACGAAGTGTATTTGAACAGCTCAGATTGGGAACTGTCATTGACACATTGCAGTTTAGAAAATAGAAAAGCATATACGCAGATTACCGTAGGAATGCTGCATCCTGAAATTGATGAGAAGGAGATTTGTTCGCTTGAGTTTCAAAGAACAAGAGGGGGTTCTTATAAAGAACTACAGTCAGGGATGAAATTTAATCTGGGAGGAATAACCGTACAGGCATTATCAATGAAAGGTCATACTCCAGGGAGTATGTGCATGCTATTTTGTGAAGAAAGAAGCATATTATTTGGTGATGCATGCAATCCAAGCGTCTTTTTATTTGATACAGAGGCGGAATCTGTGGAAACTTACAGGAACGTGCTGATAGAATTTCAAAAAAATGAAGAATTGTATGATAGCATTTGGCTTTCGCACGGACCGGGACAAGATATTCCAAAAGAAATATTGGAACAGATGATAGAAGTTTGTAATGAGGTTATAAATGGAATGGATGATAAAGAAGATTTTCATTTTTTTATGGGAGGTGATTATAAAGTAGCTCACAAAATGCTGGAAAATCAAATGAGGGAAGATGGCGGGATAGCCAATATCATTTATAATCCACAAAAAATAGTTAATGCATAAATGAGGGAGGTAAATATGATGCAAAATACAAATGTGAATGAAAACGGAAAAATATATGGAAAATGGAAAATTATGCCAGACACTTGGTGCATTACAGATGGATGGGGAAATTTCATTTACCTTTTGATCGGAAAAGAAAAGGCAATGCTGATTGATACCTGTAGCTGTGAAGGCAATGTGCGTGAAGTGGTTGAAGAAATAACAGAGAAGGAAATTATGGTGGTGAACACGCATGGACATTTTGACCACACCGGTGGAAATGCTTGTTGGCCTGAGGCTTGGATGACAAAGGAGGCATCAGTCCATGCGAAGGAACCATTTGCGGGAATCTATAAAGAATGGTTTGCACAAAAACTTTATCCGGATTATAAGATTCATTTTCTTTCAGGAGGAGAAGAAATTGATCTGGGAGAACGGAAAGTAGAAGTGATTCCGATTCCTGCTCATAGCGAAGGCAGTATTGCATTGCTGGATAGAAAAACCAGAAGTTTATTTGGAGGAGATGAAATTGAGGCTGGGCAGGTAATTTTATTTGTCCGTAACGAAGCGATTAGTTTGCAAGAACTTGCAAAAAGACATAGAGAAAATATGTATAAACTGAAAGCAAAAAGAAAAGATTACGATTGGATCTGGCCGGCACATAATGGATTGCCACTGTATCCCGATGATTATCTGAATGATTACATCGCACTGGATGAAGAAATTATCAATGGAACAGCAAAGGTACTTGCGAATACCGCTGGATTTGGTTTTCCGCCAGACAATCAGGCAGTTCCAAATCCATTTCTGAACTATGGAAAATTATACAGAGTAGAGAAAGGAGTCGCTTCTTTTGTATTTTCAGAAGAAGAAAGTGTGTACCATAATGATTGATTTAAAAGTCAAGCCATTTTATTTGTCGGATGAACAGATTAAGTGGGTAGAGCAAACGATGCAGAATATGTCCCTGGAAGAAAAGATTGGACAATTATTTTGTCCCATTGGTCTGACAGAGGAAAGAGATGAATTGCAAAAAGAGTATTTGGGAAAGCATGTTGGCGGAATGATGTATCGTGCGGTAAAAAACGGGAGCGATATGGCAGCAACGCACAGATATCTGCAGGAAGAAAGCAAAATTCCACTATTGCTTGCTGCAAATCTGGAAAGTGGCGGTACA
This region includes:
- a CDS encoding MBL fold metallo-hydrolase — encoded protein: MIGKEKAMLIDTCSCEGNVREVVEEITEKEIMVVNTHGHFDHTGGNACWPEAWMTKEASVHAKEPFAGIYKEWFAQKLYPDYKIHFLSGGEEIDLGERKVEVIPIPAHSEGSIALLDRKTRSLFGGDEIEAGQVILFVRNEAISLQELAKRHRENMYKLKAKRKDYDWIWPAHNGLPLYPDDYLNDYIALDEEIINGTAKVLANTAGFGFPPDNQAVPNPFLNYGKLYRVEKGVASFVFSEEESVYHND
- a CDS encoding MBL fold metallo-hydrolase, which gives rise to MEIFSSEKISPHVTRITECTGTHMYLAEGDDKALLIDTGCGVGNLKEYVEQLTKKPLTVVCTHGHMDHAGGADQFHEVYLNSSDWELSLTHCSLENRKAYTQITVGMLHPEIDEKEICSLEFQRTRGGSYKELQSGMKFNLGGITVQALSMKGHTPGSMCMLFCEERSILFGDACNPSVFLFDTEAESVETYRNVLIEFQKNEELYDSIWLSHGPGQDIPKEILEQMIEVCNEVINGMDDKEDFHFFMGGDYKVAHKMLENQMREDGGIANIIYNPQKIVNA
- a CDS encoding ABC transporter ATP-binding protein; translated protein: MSNARRGHMGGHGGGMSGEKAKDFKTAMKRLLSYMKRYRPQMACMFVFAIGSTVFSIIGPKILGKATTELYTGLVSKINGGSGIDFGKIAAILLWVLGLYMVSALFSFIQGLIMTGISNNVTYNLRKDISAKINRIPMKYFESRTHGEILSRITNDVDTLQASINQSFTQLITSVTMLVGVFIMMLSINVYMTLAAVLILPVSMLIIGKVMKHSQKYFQAQQRYLGEVNGQVEEIYSGHNVVKAFNKEEEVIRTFEETNEKLYTSGWRSQFFSGMMMPIMQFVGNLGYVMVALLGGFMVIKGKVMVGDIQAFFQYIRNFTQPIQQIAQVTNMLQSSAAAAERVFEFLDEEEEDQIVENPVDISHIEGNVEAKHVAFGYNPDHLIIHDFNGVVKAGQKVAIVGPTGAGKTTMIKLLMRFYDVNSGEILIDGHNLKDFNRPQLRELFGMVLQETWLFHGTIMENIRYGRLDATDEEVIAAAKAAHAHHFIMSQPGGYQMELNEETSNISQGQKQLLTIARAILADNKILILDEATSSVDTRTEERIQAAMDNLMKGRTSFVIAHRLSTIRDADLILVMKDGDIIEQGTHESLLAAQGFYANLYNSQFEKAEAV